From the genome of Candidatus Methylomirabilis tolerans:
TAGGGCGGCAAGGTCGCGTCGGATAGTGCGGAGATGCTTCGGCAGCTCGCGAGGCAGGGAGTCAGCGAGCTCTTGGATCGTTGCCCCTGTCGAGCCCTCTAACCTTCGAAGCAGATGCCACTGACGGGTGACCTGATCGTTCCGAGGCATAATGCCTCCAGCATGGCTAGCCTACTGTGTGCGTCATGTTGCCAAGCCTGGCGCAGCTTGTGGCTGTTACTATACCACGCCTTTAGACATCCCGGGTCACTTCTCATCTCTCCTCACCCAATGAAGGCTTTTTACCCGGTCAGTCTCTTATCCCCACGATGGCGCGCGACGCAGCCGCCGCCTCCGATACGCCGGTCTCGCTTCCTCTACGCGGAAGCCGATCGAGCGCCGTGGCTTATCGGCGGCGGTCGGCGCGCCGTGATCGAGGAGCAGGGTCTTCGGGACGCGCCGGTCCACGCGCGCGGCCGCGGGCAGATCGAGGGCGGCGAGCAGATCAGCCACGTTCACCTGGCGCCTGCGTCGAAGAGGCGGCCGGGCTCCGCCAGCACGCTGAGTGGTACCGCTTCCACGCGGTCCGACAGCGCATAGCGCCTGGTTCCAGGATAGACGACCGCCACCCGCTCCAACTGTAAGTCTTCCAGCGCAATCCGGATCGAGGGAGTCAGACGTGGGGCGTCCACCCGCTTGCACTCCACCCCGAAGAGCTTCCCCTTGCGCCGGAGCAGGAGGTCAATCTCGGCACCCTGATGCGTCGCCCAGAAGGCGGCTTCGGTGTGCGGCTCGGTTGCGAGCACCTGCTCGACGGCGAATCCCTCCCACGACGCGCCGAGCTTGGGGTGGTGCAGCAGGGCGGTGTGGTCTTCAATCCCGAGGAGTTCGTGGAGCAGTCCCGTATCCCGCACGTAGACCTTGGGGGACTTGACCTGACGTTTGCGCAGGTTGGCGTGCCACGGCTGCAACTGGCGCAACACCAGCGCATCGGTCAACAGGTCGAGATAGCGGCGTACCGTCGGTTCGCTTACGCCGAGAGCACGGGCCGGTTCGGCATTGTTCCAGACCTGGCCGTGGTAGTGCGCTACCATGCTCCAGAATCGCCGCATCGCGGTCGCCGAGACGCGCACTCCCCACTGCGGCAGGTCGCGCTC
Proteins encoded in this window:
- a CDS encoding ATP-binding protein — its product is MIVSRPRLLDALRVALDGRPVVVLTGPRQCGKTTLARQILDPAAPTYFDLEDPRTRALFEEPMTALEPLTGLVVIDEVQQAPDLFPLLRVLADRRPLPARFLILGSASGALLRQSSESLAGRVEHLRMGGFTLDEIGTGAAETLWRRGGFPEAILAPDEKASVRWRRDFIETLVERDLPQWGVRVSATAMRRFWSMVAHYHGQVWNNAEPARALGVSEPTVRRYLDLLTDALVLRQLQPWHANLRKRQVKSPKVYVRDTGLLHELLGIEDHTALLHHPKLGASWEGFAVEQVLATEPHTEAAFWATHQGAEIDLLLRRKGKLFGVECKRVDAPRLTPSIRIALEDLQLERVAVVYPGTRRYALSDRVEAVPLSVLAEPGRLFDAGAR